CACAACTGTAAAGAACACACTGTTGGTCTCTGAGTGAAAAAAGACTCCCCTCCTGCTTGACAATAACAATCCAATCAGTTCAAAGACAATAGCGCATTCACGTGCAAATGTAACGTTGATCATTAGGGCTAACAGAGGGGTGGACAGTGGGGGGAAAACCCTGACCCTCAACAACACCTGCACCCAACATGACGGGCTTCATCAACAtgatcatcaccatcatcatacCTCTTCTAAAGTAAGATATGTCCTGGGGCAATGCCTTAATGATTCATATTAGAGCAAAGAGAAATGGATTTAGAtaatgttgtttaaataaattagcATATGTAACTAAGTAATTACTCCTTCACTCTCTCTGTATGGAGAAAATGCATTGTGGAGATGAATAATGGaggaagcaaaaaaaaaaaaaaaaaaaaaaaaaaaagctgaggcgctacaaattttttggttaaaaaaatgtcagaaaacaATTTGGGTTAGTTTAAAAAACTCATTCCGGTTAGTttacacaataaaaaaataaatggcacTTTCAGTCGTTTCTTTGTTGGAAACTTCCCTTCATAAATTGCCTGTACTCTAAATACACAAACAGCTCCACTATCTAATTGGCCTGTTTTATGATGTCATAGAAAGCCAATTAAAACTCACGTGATCTGCAAGATTTGTCGAGGATCCCGAGAGGTCGTCGAAGTCGGATTTGCAGCCATCCCGTTCATCAATTACCAGGTCAATGGGCATTTTGCccttcaaacagctaatataccGATGACAAAAGTTGTCGCAAAGCTCGTGCACCTGATGAGGGAAAAACGACAACATACAGATTATTCAGTTTGTACTTTAATTTACCATTAGAACAATATAACATAATTTGAAAATTACgataaaataattaacatacCTTTTCAAGTTCTAAAAGATGGAATCGTAATACTTGTATTGATTGAATCATCTAAGGAAAgagtaaaataatgcattaaatatatataattttattattattaggataataataattatatgctaaacttgattaaaaaaaacaaacatttaaaaccTTTGGTTATTCTAATCGCGCGAGAATTCCCACTCACATCAAAAACTTCGCACGTCTGATATTGTGTTGGCTTTGTAAAGTTATGACAATAGCAGAAGTGTAAATAGGTTCCTCCAGAGACGATGCTTTGAGGGAGCCCAGGGCAAAGACCCCCACGCCCTCTGATAACACGCGGCCTCATAAATCACTAAAGCTTCCATTCTTTCCCTCAAAGAATCCTCACATAACGCTTTGAAGCGGATTTACCTGAAACAAAATCTGAGCGAAACAACATCTTAGGCTACACTTACCAAATTGTCCAACTCTGGATTAGAAGAAAATAACGGCTTCTCTGCCCGAATCTGAGGAAAATTTCACAAGTTTGTCAGAATGGGGGGAAAACAAAAACCAACAGCGAATAATTTCACTTTTCCCCAAAAATTCCATTTAGCCTAGCTAAAGAACGTTACTTAAAtcgttaaaaaatatatatatgtatttttcaaTCAAAAAATTACCTGTTTGGCAAACACAGCGATGTCCTCGTTAAATGAATCGGATGAGCACACATCTCCTCCAGCGACTCCGGGCTCTCTCGGCGTGCATGTGGCCAGCTCGCACTTCTCAAACACCAGCGCCAGCAGAGGAAATAACGGGTGCCTTCAAGAATCAACATAAACATTTACGTGCTTCGATCAAAACACTATATCAATAACTGAGCAATCATGATGATGACAGTAATACGGCTTTGGAATTTACTTTCATTGCTTTGACGGCCACTCTGTGACACAGATACTGACTAAAAGCGTTctgtaatatttattatgaaaaataaacaatcttattttaaagtttatttaagcAGGGCACTATATGAATATCCTTAACTAACAGACATCCTTTATGTGCAAAGTAATTTACTGACTGTAGCACACCATGTAAAGATTGTGTTAATAGTAAGAAATCATATAAGCATGACTGCAATAAAGTACCCATAAATTTGGTCCTTGTCTCTTTTAAGTGCGTCGTTGACAGCCGAGCCCATGCTGCTGGGCATGATGCTGTGCGGTGCGTGGGCCCCGTAGTGTTGGTTGGCATGTGGCGGTGGCCCGTGATTCAAATGGTGAACCTGCGGCAGGGGCCGAGGCGCGTGCGGGTCCCCGTACATCGACGTCGGAACCCCAACTCCATCCATACCGCCACCATAGTGGGCAAGGTCTTCGTACTGCATCAGATAGAAACCGTATTATAGGTAAGTGAAATAGCAAATGtgtttaatacaaatattaaaagtaaACTTTACGACTTAAGTTGTTTTACGCGGTGGATTTATAAGAGAACGTACCCGTTGAGCCATCAGCATATGACGCTTCTGTTGATGTTAAGTGCAAATTGTGATCTTATCCAACGAGGAAGCAATTTGAGTGATTTAATTCCTTTTGAGCATCCGGTTTAAGAGGACTGAGCTGTCGGTAATCCGTTGAGATGATAGAGCATGTCCTGTGAAGAGTTTTTGATCGCTCCTTTTTCATCCACTTTTTGTTTTGCTATCGTATCGCTAAATACACTAATGTATACTTaacgaataaaaaaaaaaacccgacACATTTACCTTATATAGACTATGAATATTTGCTTCCACTTCAACCTTATGACAGTCTAATGCAATTTACCCTTCAAAGACTTCCTGAAGTAAGAAGAATCTTTCCAAATTGTGGGATGTTCGTGTCTGGCATTGCAAACACTGCGAGGAAAAACTATCCGGATCTCATGGTCCCTCTTTGCGACCCACGCTTTGGGATTGTGTTGGTGACTGAAGCAGGTTCCTCTTGAAGAGAGACTGAACCCCTGATGACTGAGCCTGGGAAGCGTGGTGGGTGTTACCAGCTCGACACCTCTACATAAAGCAAGAGAAAGAAGAGCGCAATGACCACGAGTAGCCAGCGAGTGCTCACATTGGATACGCGCGCGGATGACGCACCACCATcctctgcgttttgttactaGGGGTGGAgtgtctttatttttaaaagtgctAAAATCAGATCAGTGCACTGAGTCGAACTGGGAATGGACCTTATTTCAACAAATTGCTGAGCAACACAACATTTGAGCCTTTGAAAATATTTACCACATGTGAATTTTGACTGCTTCGTTGCTTAACTGTCCTTCAATACTTGCTCATTGTAGAgtgattacatttatattataaagttACGTTTATTTTTCCTGTCCTAGCTTctgtaaatacagtaaataGATCAATCTGTCATGTTCTCCAATGCTAGTTAAAGAACTGTATTTTTGcgtttaatgttataaattcacgttgttttatattattatttttgtaagaAACGAGTGTTAATGTATATGGAactagaaatatattttaaacgtGGGGCTATAAAACCCCGTGCAGTTTATTTCAAGCGCTTTTGCGCGTAAATGACACTGAGGGAATTCTGCTTGACTGTCTCTCTGCAATTCCATCATCATATTTAAACGCCTATACAGGAAACGAGATCGGCTGGGAAGAAAACACAAACTAATTTGATGTAGAGAAGAATTTAATTTACTTTGCAGTCGCCAATTTAAATGTACTTACAATTGGATTTTGTCatgctttttttcttctaaaaatAGCCACCTACATATAAGTTCTTATTTGTAGTTTAAAATAACTAAGACAAtggctaaatatttttaaaacgatatatgttttatataactATGAAATCAAGCAACagataaacaataaatgttagGCTACTTTTGGCCAAATTCTAACAGCATTCTTATTCATAGcatttgtgaaatttaaccgtctattttattatttttatttcatttgttatATTGCTCTTAATTATTCACCTATTTATTCAATCATTTTAAGAATTAAATCTGGCTTGAAGACATTAATTTAAATTTCTCGAGAAAGCGCATTACTGCGAGGATCCTCAGTGAATTCTATTGAAAaaaatagtttatatatttagatgcgGCATTTCTACAAATACACGCCGAGAATAACAAACTAATTTTCATATAAATTTCTGCAGTGCGACATCACaaacataaattattttatattcatttagATTAGCGGAATTATGGTAAGCGTCATATTTAAGtgatttaagaaatatattgaCAGTTTAACAAATAACTATTATacatcaataataataacaattatctATTTGAATTATAATCGTTATATTTTAtcttcaatttaaaaaaaaaatcctaaatttGGTACGTAAATGTTCACGATTTTTAAACTACCTTTAAATGTCAATGTTCTTCGCCCATGTTGATATGACGATAATCCACTCTAATTTCAAAAGTATTGACCTTTGCTTGACCCGTCAGGATGTTTGCCTGAGCCGCAAGATACTTTCCTCCTAGTTCTTCAGATCCAGCGAAAGTCCTGCAAACCTGCCGCTGGGCTCCAGTTTCACATGTGCTGTGCTTTCCAGCGCAACAATCAATTTCAAAGTCACTTTACCTTCTATCACCACCTAGTGGTGCATCTGTCTTTGAAAACTCAAAGACTACAAGAGGAGAACGAGCTCATATTTGAATTCTCTCACCGGAGCCTCATTGTCGATGGGAAACCAAACATTACCAAAAAAAGCAATATTAGCGGCGAATATCACAAACGCAAACACGCCCAAGCGCGTGATGCATCAACAAGAAAATTTAAAATACGATCacagaataataaataaatatcacacacataaaaagcaaaataaacatTGCGCGTTCTTAAAAAGAACTTGAAGATTTccaaataattacaaatgtgTAGCCTACTTAAATGCTCCAAGGCAAAGGATGAGAGAGGGCTGCATGATGAGGTCGTTTATTTACTTTTCAGGAGAGATGGGAAACTTCCTTCCTTTCATCAGTCTGTACATAATCTCGCGCGCCCCTCTTTGAAAAGCAGCGCGCGTGAATTATTAAAGGCATACATTTGAATTATAAATACGCTAATGATACCGACACGGGCTCAGCGCGCCATGCCCGAGGCTAAATTCTTCCGATGCACATTATTTCTTGGCACTCAGACTTCATTTCCTTTCTCCTTTCTCTTTCACTTCTTCTCCTCCTTTGTATTTTGCTCCCCGCTTACAGTATGCATGGAAGATGCTGACTGATTCATGCTGTCACCCTGCCTGCTTTAAAGTGTAATGAGTTACCGTAGTCTGCATCCTCAAAAACCAGGTTGCACAATTCTCCTGCCAAAAACCACCACCCCACTCCAGCCCCCCCAAAACAAGCACACATGCAACCAAGGCCTGGCAGAGAGTCAGACATCATCCTCTGCTGTCCTGAACATCATTAGCGTTGTCAGGACAGGGTGAAGAGgactctctcccctctctctttcctttgtgGCTGCTGATAAATATGTACATATTcgatatatgcatgtatatatgCAGGGCATGCACGCTTCAAAATAGGTATCCGGAAGGGATGACAATGTAGTGACCTGTATCTCACACGCAGCATATGTGGAACGAGATTTATTGAGCAGTGTCAGTTTGTTGGCAGGATGCAGTGTGTGTACATCCAGTGTGTCTTCTGAAAGAGAGTACAGGAGCAGCCCTGTACAAACATCGCAGTGTGTGGAGTGCTGTGGGAGTACAGCGAGTGCATTCCAGCCGAATGACTTACAGCGCATGTGCTGACAGCCTGACCTCACGAAAAGAGATTCTCTCCAACCTCTCATAAAGAAGCCTTATCCTCCCTccaaaaaaaaggggaaaaaggaAAAATGCCTTGATGTTTTTTCTTCCTTGTTCCCTAATGctttaatattttcttcattttttttccccataaagTTGAACCCCAACTGTTTTCATTATGACTGCAACTGACCCAGAACACTGAAATAATCTTGAGGGAATATtaattcagcaagaatgcagaACTTTGATGCAGCTCAGGTCACAGGCATGTATAATAAAGCATCTAGCAATGAAAGCATCTGTGATTAAAGTGAACACCTTTTCACACTCCATCAACGTGTTCATTAAAGTTCATCAATACTGTCTTttgtgtacatacatacatacatatatacatatatatatcctgTACTTGTCATCCATGCTGTGCAGATTGCACCAAATAGTTTCACCACCTGCACACTTTTAGTGTCCGTGGTGTTGTGACAATAAAGTGATTTGATTTAAAGGTAATTTTTGGATGTTGGAATAGTTTCTTCTATCCCAGCTAAGTATACGGAGAGCCCATGCATAAGTAAGTGCGCTGAAAAGTGTAAACATTGTTGGTATGTTGTGctataaaaatattaactttTGAGTGAAAATCCCAACCAGCAACACAGACTCGACCAATGGCGTTAGCAGTGTTGGggttaatgcattacaagtaacatggaTTATGTTATCAGATTACTTTATAAAAGCTGGCACAAAGTATAtttttcttgttgaagaaaGTCGATTAATTTAAATTCTATCtttgatctaaaaaaaaaaaaagattgaatcaaaacaaaaattctcatgtaaaaaataatatgtattaGAAATGATTTGCTTTATCCATTTTctaatttttctctttttttaaaaatacaagttaaaagaaattatttgatttaaaCGAACAAAATGGATTGTTGTGTGTTAGCTAGGGTTGAGCCGATAGACGATGTCATCGTCCATCACCGATGCTGACAGTCATCACGATGTTGAGCCATCATCACGTGTTCGCTCTTTCTCCAGATGCGAACCACATTAATGataaacacctgctgttaacaagcagaatcaatgaaggaaagagaaacgcacaaactacaactgacttcaatCACAGCCTTcattgaaatcaactgaagatgaaagacatttaatctctcaagatctgattaaacaactcttCAAACTCTACCAAAACATTAGCAGCTTCACTCATTAGTAActagactgactttatttccaTCATACGTCTACAGGAGTTcttaatgaaaaatatttatatttatcaacgttttgaatgagaaaaaaattatgGTAAACAGAAATCAAAGACAAATTATTAATTGGATGAGGTGCTgcttgaaaacagtttttcagtgtgtgtgaaatcaattattcttttttttagcatttctaAAAGGTTCCTAAATTATTGGAACTTTTCCATTGtgcaaaaggttctttatattGGAAGTTAAAAAACAAGCCTTTCACTGAAAGGCTCTTGGGGAACttaaaaatggttcttctatggcattgtGTGAAAACCATCTTTTGGAACCCTTATTTTTGGAACCtattttcattgcattttttttttgctgttgaaTCAAACATTGGTAAACTTTGTGAAAAAGGTATGAATAATTTTATGCCAGGACATTATCTGTTTTTGCtcagatttttttcttacactgcatacagaaaagaaagaaagaaagaaagaaagaaagaaagaaagaaagaaagaaagaaagaaagaaagaaagaaagaaagaaagaaagaatgcaGTTCATGTAGTGGAAATATCAGGGAAAAAGGAACCAGATTCACATTAAATGAATCCTTCCATCTGTAGAAATAAGGAAACGGGGATACAAAGTAGTGAAAAAAGGGCTGGATTTTCATCTGCTGAGAGAGATATGAGGGAGTGGAGACCATTACCATTATTCAGCCTCATGATCTGTGATAAATCAAATTGTTAATGAAAACCATATACCCTATTAATCATCACTGTAATCAATCCAGTGCATGTGATTAGTCCTTTCCCTCCGTCTGCTCTGCACAAAGGAACAGAGttcatctctctctccctctctctctactCTCTCTCAGAATTGTAAGCATACAGGCTGAACGCATGTGCGTGGATGAGAGGGAGAGATGTTAGAAAAGATAAAAAGACAGAACAGAGTAGATCATGGTACATTTTAAGTCATAACAGTCTCAGGGTCATTCTGAAGTAATTCTGTATTTTGTACAGTAAATGGTTCACACAAGAAGGTGAATTACAATAAACCACCCTATAATTCTGTGGTAATTACCCTGTCATTGAGTGAGATCACAGAAACACCCagacaagtgtgtgtgtgtgtgcgtatgtgtgTCTGGGTGGTAGCATTAATGTGTGGAGATTTCATTTCTGAAGAGTGATTATTTGACTGTTCATTTTGCTGAGATTTATAGCGTGTTGACTATCTGCAGCCTGCATCCCCtctctggtctttaataatagGAAATTAAGACATTAATCACCCTTCGGTTCTCATTCACCAGAGGACATTAAACTCTGCTGCATCAAACCACCACCATCAGACCATATACATTCATTTTGTATCTTATACATACACTCACTATTCGGTAGGGCTGAAACAATTTGTCGACATTATCGCCAAcgttgtcaaaaaaaaaaaaaaaaagtatttttgttgtcaAACAGTCAAGTCAGTTATAaactgcccggccaaaaaaaaataataaaagttgctgtttgtattttaataggcaaatacgtaagagtctatggatggatcattattacagtgattattattttttttttggttcttttaacccttaaagatggagtgtgtagcttttcatttcttaaacaaccatgtattaaGATGTATGGCCATATTTTAGGAtaacaatgtcaagattcatcaggctcaaattgtaaaataattgTTGGGAGGAAGAATGAAGAATCTGATGCACAAAAAATGATGCACCTCtcaatggaaataaatgttgtgatgttatttccatcaagaggtgcatcaatttttggtcatgatcttgtattgacaatgcaagaggtgaggactctgtaaagtctactccagcacatcccaaagactttcaatgaaattaaggtctggactctggaggtgccaattcatgtgtgaaaatgattctttatGCTTTCTGAACcattatttcacaattttaaccctggtgaatcttgacattgtcatcctggaatatggtcATGAtctgtcttcctacatggttatTTAAGAAATGAATGGCTACACACTCCATattttagggttaaaagaaccgttgccaaacatataacatgctagaaacatgataatcactgtaataatgaagtATTTGCCTATCAAAATCCAAACAgcgatttcttttttttttttttggccgggcgGGCAGTGTATGATAGTAGTAGTTACATCTCATATGACCTATTTTAATGACCTGCAATAACGCGGTTTGGCCAGTGAAGCGCTGTCGCGCAACTGTAATGCAGTCCTAAATCGGAAATTTGG
This genomic window from Chanodichthys erythropterus isolate Z2021 chromosome 4, ASM2448905v1, whole genome shotgun sequence contains:
- the meis2b gene encoding homeobox protein Meis2b, whose product is MLMAQRYEDLAHYGGGMDGVGVPTSMYGDPHAPRPLPQVHHLNHGPPPHANQHYGAHAPHSIMPSSMGSAVNDALKRDKDQIYGHPLFPLLALVFEKCELATCTPREPGVAGGDVCSSDSFNEDIAVFAKQIRAEKPLFSSNPELDNLMIQSIQVLRFHLLELEKVHELCDNFCHRYISCLKGKMPIDLVIDERDGCKSDFDDLSGSSTNLADHNPASWRDMDDAHSTPSVGTPGPSSGGHASQSGDNSSELGDGLDNSLASPGTGDEDDQDKKRQKKRGIFPKVATNIMRAWLFQHLTHPYPSEEQKKQLAQDTGLTILQVNNWFINARRRIVQPMIDQSNRAVSQGTAYSPDGQPMGGFVLDGQQHMGLRPGGPMGGMGMNMGMDGQWHYM